A single Triticum aestivum cultivar Chinese Spring unplaced genomic scaffold, IWGSC CS RefSeq v2.1 scaffold88379, whole genome shotgun sequence DNA region contains:
- the LOC123172610 gene encoding E3 ubiquitin-protein ligase At3g02290: MGAFCSCLQADYSDHHGNQTSGAFRNCMCLRCFTQQLINAYTVLFRVGTVHSVSQAIEATPLDSSESSFDTYRSPPRPLPYDDPRFSPPLRDWFASRHDPSSHSPEESEPLRPNYDEEMETMSSVDKPSKTNYDTKMKRSSSAYGDKLSRKESGNYFTYFSPSTEDEDVCPTCLEDYTSENPRIVMQCSHHFHLGCIYEWMERSEACPVCGKKMEFNETT, translated from the exons ATGGGAGCTTTCTGCTCGTGTTTGCAAGCCGATTACTCCGACCACCATGGCAACCAGACTTCTGGTGCGTTTAGGAACTGCATGTGCCTCAGGTGTTTTACCCAGCAGCTGATCAACGCT TACACTGTTTTATTCCGAGTTGGAACGGTCCACTCTGTTTCTCAAGCTATAGAAGCCACCCCGCTTGATTCATCTGAAAGTTCATTCGATACATATCGTTCACCTCCAAGACCACTGCCATATGATGATCCTAGATTCTCCCCTCCTCTGCGCGACTGGTTTGCATCAAGGCATGATCCTTCAAGCCATTCACCAGAGGAATCAGAACCACTCAGACCAAATTATGATGAGGAAATGGAAACGATGAGTTCAGTCGACAAGCCAAGTAAAACAAACTATGACACAAAAATGAAAAGAAGCAGCTCTGCTTATGGAGATAAGTTGTCCCGAAAGGAATCTGGAAATTATTTCACCTACTTTTCTCCATCTACTGAAGATGAAGATGTCTGCCCAACATGTCTTGAAG ATTATACTTCGGAGAATCCTAGGATAGTAATGCAGTGCTCACATCACTTCCACCTTGGCTGTATCTATGAGTGGATGGAAAGAAGTGAGGCATGCCCTGTTTGTGGAAAG AAAATGGAGTTCAACGAGACGACTTAG